The DNA sequence ATGAAAATTCTGATCCATGTGGCAAGTGACCAAGATTTGTCAGCAAAAGGAAGATCAACAAGTCATTGCCATTTCAAGAGCAGAGTTGCTGGAATACCACCTGAAGACCTTAGTCTCCATACAATCAAGAGAACAGCAAGAATGAGCAAATACTGGAACACAGCTTAACTTTTTCAGTAATAGGAATTGGAGTGGATGTTGGATCCGGTGAGTGAGTGAAGAACTCCTGGATGGTGGGCCTTTTTATACAGCTCTGAGCATCCTTCCCTGAGGGATGAGGCACACTCCAAGAATCTTTCCTCTCCATAATCCTCAGTGGTTGGCCTCTGCAATGCTATCATCCGGTGCGTAATCCTTAACTGTGCTCATatcctttgtttttaaatgtacgTGATTAAAGCTCTTTTGCAGTAGTAACACTATAATTCTCCCTCCTATCCAAAGGGGGCATTTATAGGATTGCTTCAAAGTGAACTATGTTGAGATGAATGGACATCACATGAGTTCCCTGTAATTCAGCGTTGGATGATTGGGTTAAAATAACCAATATTGTTTACCTGTGGGCATGAACTTTGAGTCTTGACTGCTGCTTAGCTTAGATGCCCAGATACATTTTGACATAACAGAGATAGGTGTGTGACCAAGCCAATCCTCCACTGGAAGTCACAGGCAATTTGGGAACTCTAATGAGTGTCCCTGTACAACGGGTGAGTTATCCACATATGTTAGTACAGCACATGTCAGGTGCTTTTAGGGATGAGGgtggaattcaattcagtttacaaatTTAAGCTGCATGTATAAAAtccacagtttccaaaacaacctgagaaccgaaatgcagccgttgttccaaattcacacttctagtTTTGCAACACAGTTCGCCAACTGAACATGCATAAGTTAGGAGAAAGGTttcatcaaaatgaatatattgatgaaaataacatacaaaaagtgcattatattaagagaaagtgcttgcaaaattagtcaaaactgcagacaaataatatttttatttggagaaatggaAAGTAAGATGCTGAAAATTAACATGCATAAGTTAGGAGAAAGGTttcatcaaaatgaatatattcatgaaaataacatacaaaaagtgcattatattaagagaaagtgcttgcaaaattagtcaaaactgcagacaaataatatttttattaggagaaatggaaaGTAAGATgctgaaaattttcatgaggatttaaaacaaaatcagaaattgctgcagaaatgtgatgaactgaatttaagattggagcaatgaggaactgagagaaccaaaactggcagatcttttcaTTCTTAGGGGCTCTTTAGAAGTAAATAATATGATGGTCACATTCCTTTAAGGATGCTCTCATTAAAGGCTCCAATATTTTGTGCAAAATTCAGAGTGGCAGAGCAAACACTGGTCTCTGAAGAAGAGGTTGTTTTCCAGCCATGTACAAAAGCATGGTGTTGGGGAGGGAGGTGAGTGGTACCACTAGCAACATAATTTCCTTGCACTTATATGGTAATTCTTGCTGTTGTCTTGTGGCAACCATCAGAGCTTCTTCTGATGACCACCATTAGTGGCTATCATTTCCTCCTCCAGAATGGCCCCTCAGATGACACAATGTCATGTTTAAtgaccaccatttcttttctccaaAAGCCCACATGGATTGGAGTTTCATCATCATATTACAGAAAAATGACATCTCCATTATTGAGCCCACTATTCTGCAAGTGAACGccacatcatttttttaaaagcctattgGTGCTGTTAGGGTTATTGTCAGATATGCTGAGGGGTGCGAGTCATTGTGTTGTCTGTTTTGACaattttttgcaagcactttcttctaatataatggatttttcaattttattttcatgaatatattcattttgatgagCTCTTTCCCCTAACAAATGCATGTTGGGTGAGTGAACAGCAATGCAAGAttaggataagtgtgaattttatacattcagctctaaatgtgaactgaatttaatttctcactcatccctaaaaGCACCTCACATGTGCTGTACAAACACTTGTATATAACTCACCCATTATATAGGGACACTCATTAGAGATCCCAAATTGCCTGTGACTCCCAAGGGAGGATCGGCTTGGTCACACATATGTCTCTGCTGTTGTCCATTTTCCAAAATGTCCCTGGGCATCTAAGCTAAGCAGCAGTCAAGACTCAAAGTTCATGCCCACAGGTAgaccatttctttaaaaaaaaaaatcatcaaatGCTGAATCACAGGGAACCCATATGTTCATTCATCTCAACATAGTTCACTTTAAAGCAATCCTATAAATGTCCTCTTTGGATATCATGTGCAGAGAAGCTAGAATCTTGCAATGAGGCCTCGGCTCGTTCAACAGTTCTGAATTTATAAGTTTTGACAGCATGGCCTATTTTCTTTGAAGAGGATCTAAAATGGCCCAAAGTACTTTTCCTGATCAACCACCTTACTTAAGCATACAACAAGATTTAATGGTCTTCAGGTGGTTTACATGGGATTATCTAATGCTGACCTCATATGAATTGGGATATGCTAGTCTGAGATCCAGTGAAGCCAAAGGAGACTCAGAGATGGCCTCTTTATCTGCAGTGTGAATCTAAGTTTAACTAAGTGTGGAACTTTCAAAATTATAACTTACCCATTAAGTAGGGACACTCATTAGAGATCCCAAATTGCTTGTGACTCCCAGAGGAGAAAAAGCTTGGTTCCACATCTGTCTCAGCTGTTGACAATTTCACAAAATGTTCCTGGGCATCTAAGCTAAGCAGCAGTCAAAACTCAATATGCTAGACTGCCAAGTATGAATCAGATAGAAAGAAGGAGTTTTTTAGCCGATGCAATATCACCAGCAACCCGTTGAGCACAAAGATAGCCATAAATGATGTTATGTGAAAATGAAGTCTGTGCTGGTCTGCCAAATGCAGAGCATATCCATAAGTTGTCTTTCTGAATACCCTGAAGAAGTTGCAGTTGGTTCATGGGAAAACTCTTGCTTTCTTTCAGATGTGCCTTCCCTCCAAATTGCTAAGATGCCCTGCTGTTCCCAATGTGGCTGttcccagtgtggctgctccTCCTGCAGCTGATCCCCCTGCAGCTGTGGCCAGTCTTCCTGCTCCCCCAGCTGCGGTTCCAGTTGCTGCGGCTCTTCCTGTGGCTCTGGTTCCAAAGGCTGCTTTCCTCACAATCCAAGTGCTGAAGAACCCCATGGGAAGCTTTGCAGGCACACGGAGAGTCCTGCAACCTCAAAGTCCAAGCAGGAAATACCACCTCCCTCTCCACCAGTGCTGACTGGCTCCTCCTCACACCCATTAATTTGCCAAGTTCCATGCCTTAAGCTGTGCACCTGCCTCCTTCATTCATCACTGGattccctttcccttcccttttattTCCCTTTGATGCTCTTGAAGGTGCCACGCCTCTCATGAATAGGAAATGCTTTTCTCTTTATCATCTTGGTGAATGAGACACTTTATTTTTCCCCTTCATCTCTTTGAACAACTTCTGTCTGGACAACTGTAAACATGGCAAATAATAAAATCCCAACCATAGTGCACAATCTTGTTGTATTGCTTGGATTTTAAATAGTATGTGGGTGAGTGGTTGTGTTGCTCTAGGAGTAGAGTATTTGGTTTGCACACTGAAGGTAACAGGTAGAAAAGAAAAGTCTTTGGAGAGCACcaacatctgtctgtctgtctgtctgatttatttatttatttatttatttcccgcccttcctcccagaaggagcccaaggcggcgaACAAAACCACTAAGAAcgctttaaaatatcataaacacagactttaaaatacattaaagcaaaaaaaaaactataaaaacattttaaaaagctttgaagacatctttaaaaaaggttaagaacattttaaaaaaaggtttaacaatatattaaaaagcaattccaacacagacacagactgggataaggtctctgcctaaaaggcttgttgaaagaggaaggtcttcaataggcaccgaaaagataacagagatggtgcctctctaatatttaagagtagggaattccacagggtaggtgccaccacactaaaggtccgtttcctatgttgtgcggaacagacttcctgataaaatggtatctgcaggatgccctcacctgcaaagtgcagtgatcaactggatatataagggataagatggtctttcaggtatcctagtccccaGCTGTATATGGCTGTGTACAccgaaactagaaccttgaacttggcccggcagcaaatgggcagccagtgcaattttttcagcagtggggtgacatattggtggttccctaccccagtgagcagtctcgctgccgcattttgcaccaggcaATTTGCATAGATAATATTGGAGAGGGCATAGCCTGATGGCTAGGAAGGAAGTCCCTCCATGTGAGATGTAGGGAAATTTATGATGGAATTCAATCCTAATCTTACTCAGAGTGGAGCAGGGCCATTttcacaacatacatttattccactattattccactttaaacaatcatggcttcacccaagaatcccaggaagtgtagtttgtgaagggtgctgagaggagatccctattcccttcacagagctacaatttccagaatggtttaacagtcagtcccaccttctagggaactctgggaattgcggCTGTATGAGGGGAGTAGGGTCTCCTGACAacactcagcactcttcacaaactataattcccaataatctttgggggaagccatgactgtttgaagtggaataatagtggaacaaatatatggtgtgaatttgggcctgttgaagttaatagacatgatgaatgtagggtcattaatttcactgCATCTACAtggaataggacttagttgaacacaacctTCCCTGCTAGCCAAATTATAAAACCAACTGGAATAAACCGTTATGctcagaaggcttgttgaaagaggaaagtcttcaacaggcactgaaaagacagtaGAGATGGTGCATGTCTGATGTACAATGGGAGGGAGCTCCaatgggtaggtgccaccacactaaaggccctatTCATGCTTTGTACAGAACAGACTTAGTGctgagatggcatctgcaggaggccctcccctgcagagcacagtaatcagttgggtatataaggcaTACAACAGACTTCAGGGCTGTGGCATTTTAAATGGGGCTgtgttgaggttggtccagaagctacatcTACTGCAACATGCAGAGGCTCAATAGCAGGATATTGTCAGCAagttctgctgctgctgagggaattgcactggctgccatttagctaccaggcaaagttcaaggttcttgttttggagTGCAGAGCCctttatagcttgggaccaggctacGTGAAAAAATTACTctccccttgtatacccagttggtcactgcgctctgcaggcaagggcctcttgcagataccatcttatcaggagttccattccacacaacataggaagccgacctttagtgtagtggcgctGACCCTTTGGAATAACCCCCCTTAACTATGAGACCGGCACTATTTTTTCAATGCCtaatgaagatcttcctcttccaacaagccttagAAGGAGAtatttcccagtctgcatttgtactggaactgttttataatACCCCAACCTCATGTTAAAGGAGAGAAACCAGCCAAGACTAGAGGTGAAggcgctgggctcctactggtaggaagccagaatataaatcaaatcaaccaaCCAGCCAGCTAATCAATAATGCTTTGTTGTTTTATTAGTTGCAATTCATCCTACAACAGAATaatgaggaatggagagagaaaagagagcgTGGAGCACCAAGAGTTTCATGAGGGCCACCCTTAGGAATGCTCATTAGGCATGCCTCCTCAGAGAAGGTCAAACAGaattgaagatttttttaaaaagaggaggttgattacggcagcaagattattatatgcacaaaagtggaaaatggaatcaacaccaacaccaacaacggaagaatggctattgaaattaatggacttagtagagatggataaattgacatgcttacttagagaaaaatcgacagacacatttcttaaggaatggaagcctctcttagactttttgttgaaagatcaaaataaaacgatgatattgggatttgacgattaactaagataacctatggagaaaagtgatcctgtatgtatatattaagggacaggtttgatatatattatatatattatatacttatagttgatctgtgacaaatcggaagtcaactattttttttcttttgttgtattgttatgtatttgttgtttgattttgttttgtttgtcttttgaaaaatttgaataaaaatattataaaaaaaaaaagaggagattGAAGGAATCCAGAAAGAATTGGGAAGTTTCAGAGAGAGACCGAAGCACTGAGCTCAGCAAGGTAAGCTCAAGGAGTCAAAGAGCATCCTTTGTGCTCCTGGTGGTGATGTTGTTCCCTGAAGTATCAGCTGTGCGTTCCTTGCGCGTGCATTCAATGCTTCCTGTGGGTCACTTTAGCGCTTGCATTGCTGAGGACAGTAGCATGTGGAGCTGAAGCCAGAGAAGCAGCAAGGACTGGAACTGCAGcaggggaagcagcagcagcagtaggggGAGCAGCCGCACTGCTCAGCATAACAGGAAGAGCAGCTGCTGCGCCGCTCGCAACAGCAAGAGGAGCAGGAACAGcaggtggcaacagcagcagcaggaggggcAGCAGCCACACTTAGAACAGCATGCCATCTTTGTGatggggaaggagagcagagcTGCAGGAAAACAAAGGGCTAACTGTTAGCAGGCCACTACATTTTCAGACTTTTTAAAGATGCACATGACACACACGCTCTGCAATAATGGAGCCTGTACTGATGCATAGTACACATCATGTTTCTCCAGTTGGCGATCCTACTGGGGTCCTTTGGCAACAAACAATATCCCAAATGCAATATATCTGCTTCTTGAGCACTGAAAGTGAGCGACCTGTCAAGCCTATTCCATACTTTATGGGAGTGGAGGCCCAGCTTTGCCCCCCCCATAATGTCAGGAGGGTTCTACAGGTAATCTTGATTCTCCTACAAGTGCATCTATATGACACATGGACTGGTTACATCCCCATGTTACGTTCTTATGGGGTACATTTCTATAATTATAGGTGTATACATAGATATATAATGAGTGAAATATTCCACAGTTGACATCTCCATTCATTTACTACATGATATCTGCCTTGAGGACTCCAGTTATGCcttgaaaggcaggataaaatctCCATCCTTGAAACTACGGCAtcataggccacatccacaccagacattgattccactttgagtagtcatggcttcccccaaagaatcctgggaagtgtagtttgggaagggtgctgagagttgttgggagacaattattcccttcacagagctccatTTCCCAGAatactctgggaagagggactgactgtgaaaccactctggccagtgcagctctgtcaggggaacaggagtctcctaataatattcagcacccttcacatactgCACTTTACAGGATTCTTTAAgcgaagccaggactgtttaaaatggaataaatgtctggtgtggatgtggagtTAGAGTATATCACACAGATATGGTGAAGAACTAAATAGATAACCCATCAAATAAACCATCTCAGCTACTAATCTACAATATTTTCCTTGACCCATCTAAGTAAACACTTGCTAGATTTTCTAAACACTTGAAGCACTCTGGACCATCTCACTCCTTCTCAATTAGAATATGCCCGGTGAGATGTTGAAATTCAAAACGCTAAAAGAATCCAGACTATTTTGTAAGACTGCTAGCTTCCCTGTACGTTCCATTCACATGCATTTTACAAATCCGGAATTGTTATACTACCCGCTCAAGACCTTAGCTCCCTTGCacaagtaaacaaacattggaacAGGTCTTACACTGTTCAGTAGTAGGACTTAATTTGTGAATATTGGATCCAATGAGTGACTGAAGAACTCCAGGATGCTGAGCCTTTTTATACAGCTCTGTGTCACCCTTCCACAAGCAATGAGGCGCTACTCAAGAATGATAAAGTCTTCATTAAACCTTGACCTTGGTCTGCAGCACACACCATCATCCAGTGAGTGGCACCTGACTGTGTTCACAACCGCCATTTTGAAAACGTATCTGATTGGAACTATGTTCTGGAAACACTGTAATTCTTACTCCTCGTTAAAGGGGCACTGATGGGATTatttgaaaatacaattatgcCAAGTTGAACGGACCTCATGTGAATTTCTCATTGTGACCTAGCACTTTTTTCTTCAAGAAATGCCTCCTGCTCTCATGACTCCCCTCCCCTGAGCATTTCTGGCAATAACCCTAACACACAAacataataaatataattaacaCCCTGAGCACATGTAAATTGTATgtcccatttaaaaaaagaaaagaagaatgtAGCCTGCAGTTGCAGAACAGAGGGATGAATAATGGAGATGTCATTTTTCTGTAATATGTTGATGATGAAGCTCCAATCCATGTGGGCTTTtggagaaaagaaatgatggtcATTAAACATGACATTGTGTCGTCTGAGGGGCATTCTGGAGGAGGAAATGATAGCCACTAACTGTGGTCATCAGAAGAAGCTCTGATGGTTGCCACAAGACAATGGCAGAATTACCATAAACATTCAAGGAAATTGTTCTGCTAGCGGTACCACTCATCCCTACTCCCCAACACCATGCTTTTGTACATGGCTGGAAAACACCCCCATCTTTTGAAAGACCAGTGTTTGCTCTGCCACTCTGAATTTTGCACAAAATATTGGAGCCTTTAATGAGAGCATCCTTAAAGGAATGTGAccatcatattatttatttttaaaaagtccctaGGAAtgaaaagatctgccagttttggttctctcagtttctcatttccccaattTTAAATTAAGCAATTCCtagtgttttttaaagaaatcatcactatcttagtttgaatttgtccaaataaagacatttttgtctACAGCTTTTACTAATTTTTGCAAGCAGGTTGTCCTAgtacaatacatttttgtatgttattttcattaatatattcatttctatgagCCCTTTCCCCAAACAAATGCATGTTGGGTGGGTGAACGGCATGGCAAAATTAGGATAAGTGTGAACTTGGAAGGATGGCTGCTCTTCAGTTCTCAGAAGAACTGAATTAAATTCCCCACTCATCCCTAAAAGCACCTCACATGTGTTGTACAAACACTTGCATACAACTCACCCATTATACAGGGACACTCATTAGAGATCCCAAATTGCCTGTGACTCCCAAGGGAGGATCAGCTTAGATACACGTCTCTGCTGTTGTCCATTTTCCAAAATGTCCCTGGGTGTCTAACCTAAGCAGCAGTGAAGACTCAAAATTCATTCCCACAGGTAgaccatttctttaaaaaaaaaaaatcatcaaacGCTGAATTACAGGGAACTCCTAGGATGTCCATGCATCTCAACATAGTTCACTTTGAAGCAATACTATAAATGCCCCCTTTGGTTAGGAGGAAGAATTACAGTGTTACTTCTGCAAAATAGCTTTAATCATATACCTTTAAAAACAAAGGATATGAGCACAGTCAAGAATTACGCACCGGATGATGGCATGGCAGAGGCCAACCTCTGAGGATTATGGAGAGGAAAGATTCTTGGAGTGTGCCTCACTGCTCAGGAAAGGATGCTCAGAGCTGTATAAAAAGGCCCACCATCCAGGAGTTCTTCACTCACTCACTGGATCCAACATCCACTCCAATTCCTATCATTGAAAAAGGTAAGCTGTGTTCCAGTATTTGCTCATTCTTGCTGTTCTCTTGATTGTATGGAGACTAAAGTCTTCAGGTGGTATTCCAGCAACTCTGCTCTTGAAATGGCAATGACTTACTACAATTTTTTTGGTGACAAATCTTGGTTACCTGCCACATGGATCAGAATTTGCATCAACTCAGCAATTACACTTTCTTCCATCTATATCTAAGACTTACATCTTTCTTGGGTTAAGTAAATCTAAGCAGGTCTGTTTTTGCAAGGTATATTGTTATTTATGTGCATAGAAGCTATGATCTTGCAATGAGGCCTGGGCTCTTTCAATAGTTCTGAATTTATAGGTTTTGACAGCATGTCCTATTTTCCTTGACGAGGGTACTTTTCCTGATCAACCACCTTACTTTAGGCATATAACAAGGCTTTATGGTCTTTGGGAGGTTTACATGGGACTATCTAATGCTGACCTCATATGAATTGAGATATGCTAATCTGAGATCCAGTGAAGCCAAAAGAGATTCAGAGATGGCCTCTTTATCTGCAGTGCAAATCTAAGTGTGGAATTTACAAAATTATAACTCACCCATTATGCAGGGACACTCATTGCCTGTGTCTACCAGAGAAGGATAAACTTAATTCCACATCTGCCTCTGCTGCTGcccattttgcaaagtgttcctGGGCATCTAAGCTAAGCAACCAGTCAAGACTCAATATGTCAGACTGCCAAGTACGAATCAGGTGGGAGGATGGAGTTTTATAGCTGATGCAATAAGGGCCAGCAACCCTTTGAGCACGAAGATAGCCATAAATGATACGTGAAAATCAAGTATATGCTGGTCTGCCAAAAGCAGGGCATGTCCATAAGTTTTCTTCCTGAACGCCCCTGAAGATGTCGCAGTTGGTTCATGGGAAAACTCTTGCTTTCTTTCAGGTCTGCCTTCCCTCCCAATTGCTAAGATGTCCTGCTGttcccagtgtggctgctcccagtgtggctgctcccagtgtggctgctcccagtgtggctgctcccagtgtggctgctcccagTGTGGCTGTTCCAAGGGTGGCTGTTCCAAGGGTGGCTGCTCCTCCTGTGGCTGCTCCAAGGGTGGCTGCTCCAAGGGCGGCTGCGGCTGCTCCAAGGGCGGCTGCGGCTGCTCCAAGGGCGGCTGTGGCTGCTCCAAGGGTGGCTGCTCCTCCTGTGGCTGTGGCTGCTCCAAGGGCGGCTGCTCCAAGGGCGGCTGTGGCTGCTCCAAGGGCGGCTGCGGCTGCTCCAAGGGCGGCTGTGGCTGCTCCAAGGGTGGCTGCTCCTCCTGTGGCTGTGGCTGCTCCAAGGGCGGCTGCTCCAAGGGCGGCTGTGGCTGCTCCAAGGGTGGCTGCTCCTCCTGCGGCTGCTCCAAgggcggctgcggctgcggctgctcCAAGGGCGGCTGTGGTAAGGGTGGCTGCTCCCAGTGTGGCTGTGGCCAGTCTGCTTGCTCCCCCTGCTGTGGTTCCAGTTGCTGCGGCTGTTCCTGTGGCTGTGGATCCAAAGGCTGCTGTCCTCAGCAATCCAAGTGCTGAAGAACCCCACGGGAAGCTTTGCAAGCACACAGAGAGTCCTGCAACCTGAAAATCCAAGCAGGAAATACCTCCTCCATCTCCATCAGTGCTGGTTGGCTCCTCCTCAC is a window from the Rhineura floridana isolate rRhiFlo1 chromosome 22, rRhiFlo1.hap2, whole genome shotgun sequence genome containing:
- the LOC133375179 gene encoding uncharacterized protein LOC133375179; translation: MERGKLMGVRRSQPALMEMEEQPLDPQPQEQPQQLEPQQGEQADWPQPHWEQPPLPQPPLEQPQPQPPLEQPQEEQPPLEQPQPPLEQPPLEQPQPQEEQPPLEQPQPPLEQPQPPLEQPQPPLEQPPLEQPQPQEEQPPLEQPQPPLEQPQPPLEQPQPPLEQPPLEQPQEEQPPLEQPPLEQYMIKAILQK